The Thermostichus vulcanus str. 'Rupite' genome segment TTCTGTTTCTATCACGTAGGACTTTGTAGACTTCATCTGCAACAGCAGAGATGCCAACGAGTTCGGTAAGATCCCGTTGATTGGGGTCAAAGTCAATAACTAAAGCTTTCCAACCTTGAATAGTCAGAGTAGCCGCTAAGTTGATCACTAAAGTTGTTTTCCCTACACCACCTCTGTTGTTGTAAACTGAGATTGTTAGACTTCGCTCAGGATGATCTATTTTTTGCTTCATTTTCTGCACTATCTCATCTACATTCTCAGAGCTAATGGGCGTGCAGGTGGTAGCTGGGAAGATGGCTCGACCATGCTTGCGAAAGAGCTGGATATGATTAGCATTGGTGAGGATCCCCCACTGAGCTGAATGAATACATTTTGGAGCTAGCAGATAGGTCTCCAGTTGCTGTTGGGTTTCGATGTAGCTCTTACTGCCCGGACTGAGATACCAGTTTCTTCCCTTTAGCTCTACGAGTACGTT includes the following:
- a CDS encoding ParA family protein, with amino-acid sequence MEISSPLQHALRVLPEDASESIVSNIFSPKLFEALGFQQGETVPQFKVQSLGGSAVDYALRKNTSTADIFLQTKKNPNVLVELKGRNWYLSPGSKSYIETQQQLETYLLAPKCIHSAQWGILTNANHIQLFRKHGRAIFPATTCTPISSENVDEIVQKMKQKIDHPERSLTISVYNNRGGVGKTTLVINLAATLTIQGWKALVIDFDPNQRDLTELVGISAVADEVYKVLRDRNR